One Rhinopithecus roxellana isolate Shanxi Qingling chromosome 7, ASM756505v1, whole genome shotgun sequence DNA segment encodes these proteins:
- the LOC115898685 gene encoding uncharacterized protein LOC115898685, which produces MDREPGKVRERCSKRRSVGETCPVHSGVDPQEDQDRSTDCGVRSPCASSLPARRMLAPPPTVPAAGQTLHPRSAPHWPP; this is translated from the exons ATGGATCGGGAACCGGGAAAAGTAAGGGAACGCTGCTCGAAAAGGCGGAGTGTGGGAGAGACCTGCCCGGTACACAGCGGCGTGGACCCCCAGGAAGACCAGGACCGGAGCACTGATTGCGGCGTTCGTTCTCCGTGCGCCTCCAGCCTCCCCGCGCGTCGCATGCTGGCACCCCCGCCCACCGTGCCAGCTGCAGGCCAG ACTCTTCATCCTCGGTCAGCTCCGCACTGGCCACCTTAG